In Ogataea parapolymorpha DL-1 chromosome I, whole genome shotgun sequence, the following are encoded in one genomic region:
- a CDS encoding putative metallocarboxypeptidase ECM14, with product MFPIVLVLTLLLGQAFARDWGLLQLPFGLKKSPEVEFISLIDQTVTRNSDSVHYSSLAKEDWPIDFDQYRGQYVLRVNVAAKEDLNTLYTAAHELNVSVWEFSVSKRFIDLQVSKESGVEFLQHVTGQWPDMDLQLDLVVRDLPQAVFETYSSPDEDDDFSVQQDLFFKRYRDLKTIYQWFDLLVATYPDLLEVEWIGQTYEGRDIKAVRLTAHKSEPSPEKPLKTLVITSGIHAREWISVSTSCYILYRLLQDYEKGKKKARLYLDSMDFLFLPVMNPDGYEHTWTTDRLWRKNKQQTYNPRCFGIDIDHSFNFHFTKSEDSPCSENYPGEGAFESLESSVWDNYLNETKHDHPIYGYIDLHSYAEEILYPYAYTCSEKPRDEENLIELAYGLSQSIRLTSGKSYAVLSACEDKGSDLLPAMGAGSALDYMYHNKAYWAFVLKLRDTGSHGFLLPPKFIVPVGKEIYSSIKYFSSFVTDK from the coding sequence ATGTTCCCTATCGTTCTTGTTTTAACTTTACTGTTGGGACAAGCTTTTGCACGCGACTGGGGTCTCCTGCAGCTGCCGTTTGGTCTGAAAAAGTCGCCCGAGGTAGAATTTATCTCGCTAATCGACCAGACGGTAACAAGGAACTCAGACTCTGTTCATTACTCGTCGCTCGCCAAAGAGGACTGGCCCATCGACTTTGACCAGTATCGAGGCCAGTACGTGTTGAGGGTCAATGTGGCAGCGAAAGAGGACCTGAACACTCTGTATACGGCAGCTCATGAACTAAATGTGTCTGTGTGGGAGTTTTCTGTGTCGAAGCGTTTCATTGACTTGCAAGTTTCAAAAGAGTCTGGAGTAGAGTTTCTGCAGCACGTGACAGGCCAATGGCCTGATATGGACCTCCAATTGGACCTTGTTGTGCGCGACTTGCCGCAGGCAGTGTTTGAAACATACTCTTCTccagacgaagacgacgatttcAGTGTTCAGCAGgacctcttcttcaaacGGTACAGGGACCTCAAGACCATCTACCAGTGGTTCGACCTACTTGTGGCAACCTATCCAGACCTGTTGGAGGTTGAGTGGATCGGCCAGACCTATGAGGGAAGAGATATCAAGGCGGTCAGACTGACGGCACACAAAAGCGAGCCGTCGCCAGAAAAACCCCTAAAGACCCTAGTCATCACCAGCGGCATCCATGCGCGCGAATGGATCAGTGTGTCTACCTCGTGCTATATACTGTATAGACTGCTGCAGGACTATGAGAAAGGCAAGAAAAAGGCACGGCTGTACCTGGACAGCATGGATTTCCTGTTCTTGCCGGTGATGAACCCTGATGGATACGAACATACGTGGACCACTGACCGTTtgtggaggaaaaacaagCAACAAACATATAATCCAAGATGTTTTGGAATAGACATTGACCATTCGTTCAATTTCCACTTTACAAAAAGTGAGGATTCTCCTTGCAGCGAAAATTACCCTGGAGAGGGAGCCTTTGAGAGTTTGGAAAGCAGCGTGTGGGATAACTATCTGAACGAAACAAAACACGACCATCCAATTTACGGATACATCGATTTGCACTCGTATGCAGAGGAAATCCTTTATCCCTACGCATACACCTGCTCCGAAAAGCCTCGAGATGAAGAAAACCTGATTGAACTGGCGTATGGCCTCAGCCAGTCGATCAGACTCACTTCGGGCAAATCATACGCCGTGCTGTCTGCGTGCGAGGATAAAGGCTCGGATCTGCTGCCCGCCATGGGCGCTGGTTCTGCTCTGGACTACATGTACCATAACAAAGCCTACTGGGCGTTTGTTTTGAAGCTGCGAGACACTGGAAGCCATGGATTTTTGCTGCCGCCAAAATTCATCGTTCCCGTTGGCAAAGAGATCTACTCATCGATCaagtatttttccagctttgtTACTGACAAATAG
- a CDS encoding Malate dehydrogenase, cytoplasmic, giving the protein MVKVTVCGAAGGIGQPLSLMLKMNPYINELSLFDVVNVPGVGTDLSHIDTDTKVTYHLKSDDNNTGLSQALKDSNFVIIPAGVPRKPGMTRDDLFKINAGICSELATGIAETCPDAAVLVISNPVNSTVPVFAEVFKKKGIFNPRKLFGVTTLDSVRANTFISEVATNEADKAPSAFNIRVVGGHSGETIVPLFSVCAPHVYALEDEKKIDALVHRVQYGGDEVVQAKNGAGSATLSMAYAGYKFLHAVLAASTGDTTIIESSYVYLDDSIPGAKETKEIIKGLYGGESLDYFAMPVVLSKEGIKEIKSDILSRVNNKEKELLKICCKTLAGNIAKGASFSQ; this is encoded by the coding sequence ATGGTTAAAGTTACTGTTTGcggagctgctggcggCATTGGCCAGCCGCTGTCCCTTATGTTGAAAATGAACCCCTACATAAACGAGCTATCCCTGTTCGATGTCGTCAATGTTCCCGGTGTTGGCACCGACCTGTCTCACATTGACACAGACACCAAGGTCACATACCATCTGAAATCAGACGACAACAACACCGGACTTTCCCAGGCTCTCAAAGACTCAAATTTCGTCATCATCCCCGCAGGAGTTCCCAGAAAACCTGGAATGACCAGAGACGatttgttcaaaatcaacgCTGGCATCTGTTCGGAGCTCGCAACAGGTATTGCAGAGACCTGTCCCGATGCCGCCGTGCTGGTGATTTCGAACCCAGTTAACTCCACCGTGCCTGTGTTTGCAGAGGTCTTCAAAAAGAAGGGTATCTTCAATCCCCGCAAATTGTTTGGTGTCACCACACTAGACTCGGTGAGAGCGAACACCTTCATCTCGGAAGTTGCAACCAATGAAGCAGACAAGGCTCCTAGCGCGTTCAACATCAGAGTTGTGGGAGGACACTCGGGTGAGACGATCGTTCCTTTGTTCTCCGTTTGTGCTCCCCACGTTTACGCTTTGGAggatgaaaaaaaaatagacGCTTTGGTGCACAGGGTGCAATACGGCGGAGACGAGGTTGTTCAGGCGAAGAATGGCGCAGGCAGCGCCACGCTGTCGATGGCATACGCCGGCTACAAGTTCTTGCACGCAGTGCTCGCGGCATCGACGGGGGATACGACGATCATCGAGTCGTCGTACGTGTACTTGGATGACTCGATTCCGGGTGCCAAGGAAACAAAAGAGATTATCAAAGGACTCTATGGTGGGGAGTCGCTAGACTACTTCGCGATGCCCGTCGTGCTGAGCAAGGAAGGAATCAAGGAGATTAAAAGTGACATTCTCTCCAGAGTCAACaacaaagagaaagagctgctcaagatctgTTGTAAAACGTTGGCGGGAAATATCGCCAAGGGAGCCAGCTTCTCTCAATGA
- a CDS encoding putative membrane protein — protein sequence MLADLNRKYLDTLENRPLATKALTAAILNGLNEQLATCFAGESRKSTIKIGFKEVQLSHSVTKRVPLMFLYGLLINGPFTHYAYKLLHLAYRPPLGPRKRLAQILTSMVTITPAISALMISYISLISNINIANIKDLSSAKTELLDVLRKTKVALQKSLVSVIRSSWVSSPIFMLVAQSFLKPNQWAVFFNFCYFVLGTYNNTIIKRRLKEQKSNAEKQE from the coding sequence ATGCTCGCCGATCTGAACAGAAAATACCTCGACACTTTGGAAAACCGTCCACTTGCCACCAAGGCGCTAACTGCGGCAATCCTAAACGGACTAAATGAACAACTAGCCACCTGCTTTGCTGGAGAATCCAGAAAGTCAACTATTAAGATCGGATTCAAAGAGGTGCAGCTATCTCACTCCGTCACAAAACGCGTCCCTTTGATGTTTCTGTATGGCCTTCTAATCAATGGGCCTTTTACCCATTACGCGTACAAACTATTACATTTAGCTTATCGTCCACCACTTGGCCCAAGAAAAAGACTAGCCCAAATCCTCACCTCCATGGTGACTATCACGCCAGCCATCTCAGCTCTTATGATTTCCTACATCTCGCTGATTTCTAACATCAATATCGCGAATATTAAGGACTTATCCTCTGCCAAaacagagctgctggacgtgCTTCGGAAAACTAAGGTTGCGCTACAGAAATCGCTGGTCTCGGTGATTCGCTCCTCGTGGGTCTCCAGCCCTATATTCATGCTTGTGGCTCAGAGTTTCCTCAAGCCCAACCAGTGGGCCGTGTTCTTCAACTTCTGCTACTTTGTGCTGGGCACTTACAATAATACCATAATCAAGCGCAGACTAAAAGAACAGAAATCGAACGCAGAGAAACAAGAATGA
- a CDS encoding putative secreted protein, which yields MKKTRVSRQKSRSGCNTCRRNKIKCDEHKPQCHNCLSRGIECGGYTRVFKFKEIKSAYGGRAKSISNSDDTDIFQLQPSDSQLSQVFHHAARSITGKTYEQLVLEQHLARKGKNPQLASELESVLKEFRSKPNSMLYPQGTSDTLVRNEQVPYFFEVPQSPNIFAHYHKTQFVLNSFDMSTSNVLCVYVASHLNPWRKEIMPLVDKYPIVLNLLGMIVCSHLGAKNPEIKAMGLEFKVRAYQQLSHGLANNLFPNDICLMSCILLALDEFWDNKSRTDLSHLRSASYFVDRRLRSTTQDPRFQFLLSAWQYMRVISRTSLLNPALGFKFAYQPRLVSDGHTIDHILGMSQELFTILDLLMDVIELVKNVPEHAYPQNLIEKVCGLQYALVHWEPPKTGMDLWTPEEVADHEATAQSYRYATLILLQNAFPQVERYLSPRELSHKVREKLSTLRLSGGASVVIHVFPLFIAACEAFTTAEKDWFRTKTAAVFDAIASNNMKLLSSVMEEVWKRKCQLKAHYESQNMFLAPDDHLLSGLKSYASWFAVAADWKIDIFVG from the coding sequence ATGAAGAAAACCCGTGTCTCGCGACAAAAAAGCCGCAGCGGGTGCAACACGTGCAGGCGAAACAAGATCAAATGCGACGAGCACAAACCACAGTGCCATAATTGTCTATCTCGGGGAATTGAATGCGGAGGTTACACCAGAGTCTTCAAATTTAAGGAGATTAAATCTGCCTATGGGGGCAGGGCAAAAAGCATTAGCAACTCTGACGATACcgatatttttcagctgcaGCCATCTGATTCCCAGCTCTCGCAGGTGTTCCACCACGCTGCGCGATCGATCACCGGGAAAACGTATGAACAGCTTGTTCTAGAGCAACATCTAGCAAGAAAAGGGAAGAATCCGCAGTTGGCGTCGGAACTCGAATCTGTGCTCAAAGAGTTCCGCAGCAAGCCAAACTCCATGCTCTATCCACAGGGCACTTCAGATACGCTTGTCAGGAACGAGCAGGTACCATATTTCTTTGAAGTGCCCCAATCTCCGAATATATTTGCTCATTATCACAAAACGCAATTTGTGCTCAACAGTTTTGACATGTCCACTTCCAATGTGCTGTGTGTCTACGTTGCGTCGCACCTCAATCCCTGGCGTAAGGAAATCATGCCGCTAGTTGACAAATACCCAATAGTTCTCAACCTGTTAGGAATGATTGTGTGTTCGCATCTGGGAGCGAAAAATCCGGAAATTAAGGCAATGGGGCTCGAATTCAAGGTGCGTGCGTACCAGCAGCTTTCCCACGGACTCGCGAATAATCTCTTTCCTAATGATATCTGTCTTATGAGCTGCATTCTGCTTGCCCTGGACGAATTCTGGGACAACAAGTCTCGCACGGACCTTTCGCATCTGCGAAGCGCCTCGTACTTTGTCGACCGTCGACTGCGCAGCACGACGCAGGACCCGCGGTTCCAGTTCTTGCTCAGCGCATGGCAGTACATGCGGGTGATTTCACGAACTTCGCTACTTAATCCAGCCCTTGGCTTTAAATTTGCGTACCAGCCGCGTCTAGTTAGTGACGGCCACACCATAGACCATATACTGGGCATGTCTCAGGAGCTGTTCACGATTCTCGACCTGCTCATGGACGTCATCGAGCTGGTCAAAAACGTTCCTGAGCACGCTTATCCTCAGAATTTGATTGAAAAAGTTTGTGGATTACAGTACGCACTTGTCCACTGGGAGCCTCCAAAAACCGGTATGGACCTGTGGACACCGGAGGAAGTGGCCGACCACGAAGCTACCGCGCAAAGTTACCGCTACGCTACGCTTattcttctccagaacgCGTTCCCGCAGGTGGAACGGTACCTTAGTCCGCGCGAGCTGTCCCATAAAGTGCGCGAGAAATTGTCGACACTGCGGCTGTCGGGCGGCGCGTCGGTCGTGATCCACGTGTTTCCTTTGTTTATAGCTGCGTGCGAGGCTTTCACGACGGCGGAAAAAGATTGGTTCCGCACAAAAACGGCTGCCGTTTTTGATGCGATCGCGTCCAACAACATGAAGCTGTTATCCAGCGTAATGGAGGAGGTGTGGAAGCGCAAGTGTCAGCTGAAGGCGCATTACGAGTCGCAGAACATGTTTTTAGCTCCAGACGACCATCTGCTGAGCGGTCTCAAAAGCTATGCCAGTTGGTTTGCGGTAGCTGCAGACTGGAAAATCGATATCTTCGTGGGGTAA
- a CDS encoding Protein RTC2, whose translation MAPPPSPLIIDAQAVSGITGSISIACWIIVFAPQIYQNFVRSSAEGLSLMFVVLWLLGDLFNVVGAILQGVLPTMIVLAIYYTLADVVLLWQCLVYGHGKPKHVDPIHLSPANPLTEHEPLLENVISRGEEDAADTTGDVGSFNDIDGVNMNGSQERSKELFYNLLMVLLVVVSGFGGWFFGGSRDNNSPPPDDESLEFNPLAQTFGWLCAVLYLGSRVPQILLNFERKSCEGISFMFFLFACLGNITYVVSILSVSTGYRYLLVNSSWLAGSLGTLALDFCIFIQFFLYKHEEEPEEFDTDDETAPIASSTRSYDAA comes from the coding sequence ATGGCTCCTCCTCCGAGCCCCCTTATCATAGATGCCCAGGCCGTGTCGGGGATCACCGGCTCTATCTCGATTGCCTGCTGGATTATTGTTTTTGCGCCGCAGATCTACCAGAATTTCGTGCGCTCGAGCGCCGAGGGTCTCTCGCTCATGTTCGTTGTTCTCTGGCTACTCGGCGACCTCTTCAATGTTGTGGGCGCCATTTTGCAAGGAGTCCTGCCCACCATGATTGTTCTGGCCATCTACTACACTCTTGCGGACGtggttcttctttggcagTGTCTGGTGTACGGCCATGGCAAACCGAAACATGTGGACCCTATCCACCTATCTCCCGCCAATCCGCTCACCGAGCACGAGCCGTTGCTTGAAAATGTGATAAGTCGCGGCGAAGAAGATGCTGCAGACACGACTGGCGACGTGGGCAGCTTCAACGACATTGACGGCGTGAACATGAACGGATCTCAGGAACGCAGCAAGGAGCTGTTCTACAACCTGCTAATGGTGTTGCTCGTGGTGGTATCTGGCTTCGGCGGCTGGTTTTTCGGTGGGTCAAGAGACAACAATTCTCCGCCGCCAGACGACGAGAGTCTGGAGTTCAATCCGCTTGCCCAGACATTTGGCTGGCTTTGCGCAGTCCTGTATTTGGGGTCTCGGGTCCCTCAAATTTTGCTCAACTTCGAAAGAAAGTCTTGCGAGGGCATTTCGTTCATGTTCTTCCTTTTCGCATGTCTTGGAAACATCACCTACGTGGTGTCCATTCTGAGCGTCAGCACAGGCTACAGATATTTGTTGGTAAACTCGTCCTGGTTGGCTGGGTCTTTGGGGACCCTGGCGCTGGATTTCTGCATATTCATACAGTTCTTTTTGTACAAGCACGAAGAGGAGCCGGAGGAGTTCGATACGGACGACGAGACTGCACCCATTGCCTCGTCCACACGCTCTTACGACGCTGCCTGA
- a CDS encoding Mitochondrial phosphate carrier protein, giving the protein MASTYQTPNYTVSDYAKFALAGAIGCGVTHGSMTPIDVVKTRIQLEPTVYNTGMVGSFKKVIANEGAGALLTGLGPTVLGYSLQGAFKFGGYELFKKTFIDALGYQTAVQYKDAIYIGSAAIAEFFADIALCPLEATRIRLVSQPTFANGLIGGFARILREEGVGSFYNGFTPILFKQIPYNIAKFLTYERASQAIYSFVTTPKDQLSSTAVTGINLGAGVIAGCMAAIVSQPADTLLSKVNKTKKAPGQSTVGLLAQLARELGVRGSFTGLSTRLVMVGTLTSLQFALYGSIKGALGCPPAVELGAGGH; this is encoded by the coding sequence ATGGCTTCTACCTACCAGACTCCTAACTACACTGTCAGTGACTACGCTAAATTCGCTCTTGCTGGTGCCATCGGCTGCGGTGTTACCCACGGATCGATGACCCCTATCGACGTTGTCAAGACCAGAATCCAGCTTGAGCCTACCGTCTACAACACCGGTATGGTTGGTTCTTTCAAGAAGGTCATTGCCAACGAGGGTGCCGGCGCTCTGTTGACCGGTCTTGGTCCAACTGTTCTGGGTTACTCCCTGCAAGGTGCCTTCAAATTCGGTGGTTACGAACTTTTCAAGAAAACTTTCATCGACGCTCTCGGCTACCAGACCGCTGTCCAGTACAAAGACGCGATCTACATCGGTTCCGCTGCCATTGCTGAGTTCTTTGCCGACATTGCTCTGTGTCCATTGGAGGCTACCAGAATTAGACTTGTTTCGCAGCCAACCTTCGCCAACGGTCTGATTGGCGGTTTCGCCAGAATTCTGAGAGAAGAGGGTGTTGGCTCTTTCTACAACGGTTTCACCCCAATCCTGTTCAAGCAGATTCCTTACAACATTGCTAAGTTCTTGACCTACGAGAGAGCCTCCCAGGCCATCTACTCTTTCGTCACCACTCCAAAGGACCAACTGTCTTCCACTGCTGTTACTGGTATCAACCTCGGTGCTGGTGTTATTGCCGGATGTATGGCCGCCATCGTCTCTCAGCCAGCCGACACTTTGCTGTCCAAGGTCAACAAGACCAAGAAGGCTCCAGGACAGTCTACCGTTGGTTTGTTGGCCCAGTTGGCTCGCGAGTTGGGTGTTAGAGGTTCCTTCACCGGTCTCTCCACCAGATTGGTCATGGTCGGTACCTTGACGTCTCTGCAGTTTGCTCTCTACGGCTCCATCAAGGGCGCTCTTGGCTGCCCTCCTGCCGTCGAGTTgggtgctggtggacacTGA
- a CDS encoding mitochondrial 37S ribosomal protein, producing the protein MIRMLNRVGLTRSFGTFRALRQEPSSASTLGAILNQQNNEGDAQVAKKKAPQMKLVKFVLHGLFRKNNSHLTLTKVEYDTNFEQNNPQLSFNEKVLYYLTLPEKTVYTLNTGTIGFRGAQRGEYEAAYQLSSAFFRTIRERKYFKGDVNLEVVVKDFGKGRRAFFDALKGKEGLGVREHVCKLTDMTPIKFGGVQGPTPRRL; encoded by the coding sequence ATGATCAGAATGCTCAACAGAGTTGGTCTCACACGCTCATTTGGCACGTTTCGTGCACTTCGCCAGGAGCCATCGTCTGCATCGACGCTCGGAGCCATTTTGAATCAGCAAAACAACGAGGGTGACGCGCAGGTGGCGAAAAAGAAAGCGCCACAGATGAAGCTCGTGAAATTTGTTCTTCACGGTTTGTTCCGCAAAAACAACTCCCACTTGACGCTGACCAAGGTTGAATACGACACAAATTTTGAGCAGAATAACCCACAATTGTCGTTCaacgaaaaagtgctcTATTATCTCACACTACCAGAAAAGACCGTCTACACATTGAATACAGGTACTATCGGGTTCCgtggagctcaaagaggagAGTATGAAGCAGCCTACCAGCTCTCATCAGCATTTTTCCGCACAATCAGAGAACGTAAGTACTTCAAAGGAGACGTGAACCTCGAGGTGGTAGTTAAGGACTTTGGAAAGGGCAGACGAGCCTTTTTCGACGCTTTGAAGGGAAAAGAGGGACTAGGTGTGAGAGAACATGTGTGCAAGCTCACAGACATGACTCCAATCAAGTTTGGTGGCGTCCAGGGACCAACCCCAAGAAGATTGTAG
- a CDS encoding 60S ribosomal protein L25, with protein MAPTTKAQAAKKAAIKGSNSLKANKVRTSTTFRLPKTLKLARSPKYTKSVPHYPRADSYKIIVQPVTSETAMKKVEDGNTLVFQVDLKANKHQIKQAVKELYEVDVEKVNTLVRPNGTKKAYVRLTADYDALDIANKIGYI; from the coding sequence ATGGCTCCAACAACTAAAGCTCAAGCCGCCAAAAAGGCTGCCATCAAGGGTTCCAACTCGCTGAAGGCTAACAAGGTGAGAACGTCGACCACCTTCAGACTGCCAAAGACCCTGAAACTTGCCAGATCGCCAAAATACACCAAGTCTGTGCCTCACTACCCAAGAGCCGACTCTTACAAAATCATCGTCCAACCAGTTACCAGTGAGACTGCCATGAAGAAGGTTGAGGATGGTAACACTTTGGTTTTCCAAGTTGACTTGAAGGCCAACAAGCACCAGATCAAGCAAGCCGTCAAGGAGCTTTACGAGGTCGACGTTGAGAAAGTGAACACTTTGGTGAGACCAAATGGAACCAAGAAGGCTTACGTCAGACTCACTGCTGATTACGATGCTCTCGACATTGCCAACAAGATCGGTTACATCTAA
- a CDS encoding Protein kinase MCK1 has translation MAIEYLVEEVTNNHTNVTKPMIIKDIAKIGEGAFGTVTQAQLRNATASEDQWLGPFAIKKVPAQTEYKSRELEILRQTSHPNVVSLKYFFNYPNAEDRGKLYQHLVMESLPCTLQTEIKRYHSSNLILHESHIQVYSFQIARGMNYLHSFGICHRDIKPSNILIDPDTLVLKICDFGSAKKLEYNQPSVSYICSRYYRAPELIVGCSLYTTQIDIWGLGCVIAEMFIGKPVFQGQDPMLQLREISKLLGPPDKEFIYESNPSYNGPMYSHRLYTSKVSTRFQKTFSHASPVAVDLLMSLLVYRPQDRLRPPAILAHDFFKPLRSPDFQVISRTTNSRVDVHNMLYNFSDYELRVLGDAVKEILVDES, from the coding sequence ATGGCCATTGAATatttggtggaggaggttACCAACAACCATACCAATGTCACCAAGCCCATGATAATCAAAGACATCGCCAAGATTGGCGAGGGTGCCTTTGGAACGGTGACACAAGCCCAACTGCGCAACGCCACGGCATCCGAAGACCAGTGGCTCGGGCCATttgccatcaagaaggTGCCAGCACAGACCGAATACAAGAGCCGAGAACTGGAGATCCTGAGACAGACATCCCATCCTAATGTCGTCTCCCTGAAATACTTCTTCAACTACCCCAATGCAGAGGACCGTGGTAAGCTGTACCAGCACTTGGTGATGGAATCTTTACCCTGCACGCTTCAGACGGAGATCAAAAGATACCACAGTTCGAACCTGATATTACACGAGTCGCACATCCAGGTGTACTCTTTCCAGATCGCTAGAGGTATGAATTACTTGCATAGTTTTGGAATCTGTCACCGGGACATTAAGCCGTCCAATATCTTGATTGACCCAGATACCTTAGTGCTCAAGATCTGTGATTTTGGCTCTGCGAAAAAACTGGAATACAATCAACCCTCTGTTTCCTATATTTGCTCAAGGTACTACCGTGCTCCCGAGCTGATAGTGGGATGCTCTCTCTACACTACCCAGATTGACATATGGGGGCTTGGTTGCGTTATTGCTGAGATGTTCATCGGCAAACCTGTTTTCCAGGGCCAGGACCCAATGCTTCAACTCAGGGAGATCTCGAAGCTTCTGGGACCACCGGATAAAGAATTCATCTACGAGAGCAATCCTAGCTACAATGGGCCGATGTATTCACACAGATTGTACACGTCCAAGGTAAGCACCCGGTTCCAGAAAACTTTTTCCCATGCCAGTCCCGTTGCCGTTGATCTTCTTATGAGTCTGCTTGTGTACCGTCCGCAAGACAGGCTCCGTCCGCCAGCTATTTTGGCTCACGATTTCTTCAAACCGCTGCGGTCGCCGGATTTCCAAGTCATCAGTCGCACCACCAACTCCCGAGTCGATGTCCACAATATGCTATACAATTTCAGCGACTACGAGCTACGTGTCCTTGGTGATGCGGTAAAGGAaattcttgttgatgaatCCTGA
- a CDS encoding rRNA 2'-O-methyltransferase fibrillarin: protein MAFSDRGGRGGSRGGRGGFRGAPRGGARGGRGGARGGRGGARGGRGGARGGRGGARGGKAGGKAGAKVIIEPHRHAGVYIARGKEDLLVTKNLAPGESVYGEKRITVDEPSKDESAPATKVEYRVWNPFRSKLAAGIMGGLDELFIAPGKKVLYLGAASGTSVSHVADVVGPEGVVYAVEFSHRPGRELIGMAKKRPNVIPIIEDARHPQKYRMLIGMVDVVFADVAQPDQARIIALNSHLFLKDKGGVVISIKANCIDSTVDAETVFAREVQKLREERIKPLEQLTLEPYERDHCIVVGRYMRSGL, encoded by the coding sequence ATGGCATTCTCAGACAGAGGCGGCAGAGGCGGCAGCAGAGGAGGTCGTGGTGGTTTCAGAGGAGCACCAAGAGGCGGAGCccgtggaggaagaggtgGAGCTCGTGGTGGCAGAGGTGGTGCTAGAGGTGGAAGAGGCGGTGCCAGAGGTGGAAGAGGTGGTGCCCGTGGAGGAAAggctggtggaaaagctggagccAAGGTGATAATCGAACCACACAGACATGCGGGAGTTTATATTGCAAGAGGAAAAGAGGATTTGCTCGTGACCAAAAATCTCGCACCAGGTGAGTCCGTGTACGGAGAGAAGAGAATAACTGTCGATGAGCCTTCCAAAGACGAATCAGCCCCAGCTACCAAGGTGGAGTACAGAGTCTGGAATCCTTTCAGATCCAAGCTTGCTGCCGGTATCATGGGAGGGCTGGATGAGCTTTTCATTGCTCCTGGCAAAAAGGTGCTCTATCTGGGAGCAGCTTCCGGTACCTCTGTTTCCCACGTCGCTGACGTTGTGGGACCAGAAGGTGTTGTGTATGCTGTTGAGTTTTCGCATAGACCGGGCAGAGAGCTGATTGGTATGGCCAAGAAGAGACCAAATGTCATTCCTATCATCGAAGACGCTAGACATCCGCAAAAGTACAGAATGTTGATCGGTATGGTGGACGTTGTTTTTGCCGACGTTGCCCAGCCAGATCAGGCCAGAATTATTGCCCTGAACTCGCATCTCTTCCTCAAGGACAAGGGAGGAGTGGTCATTTCCATCAAGGCCAACTGTATCGACTCTACTGTTGACGCAGAGACCGTTTTCGCTAGGGAGGTGCAAAAGCTCAGAGAGGAGAGAATAAAGCCTCTCGAGCAGCTTACCTTGGAGCCTTACGAGAGAGATCACTGTATCGTGGTTGGAAGATACATGAGAAGCGGATTGTAA